The DNA sequence GAGTTATCGTCAGAGGATCAGGAGTCATTTTcataaagacattttaaagtcTTCACTTGATGCTCAATATCACCTTACAAACTGTAAGAAACCATGCCAAACTTACCTTCTCAGTTAGGTAAAGAACAAATGAATGTACTAAAAAGGTTGTGTTTTCCGAAGGTGACGCACTTGCTGGCTTTTCCATACGTATCTCTGGTTGCTCATCAACAGGATTATCTTCAGTTGCAAACAGCCCTAAGGTTGAGgggaaaaacagatttttttcatacattatattaaaaattatatttatgctATTTAAATTTAGTGGGTACTATTAATCACTATGCATTCtcctaaaaaaattacaaaaattacaCAGAGATAAAATTCCAGAATCTTAATTAAAGCCATAAGATCCTTCAATTGTAAAATGAACACAGTTCCCATCAGCCCCTTCCATCACTTTCCTGGCCATACAACTGCTACCACAATAATATTTCCTCATGGGaattcaagaaacaaacaaacagaattttATGCTTTCACTATATAGACACAGTCACATTCAATAAACACTGATTTGGTGCTGGCAAGGTACTGTATTAGAAACTTCAGGTTGAAAAGGATTTGCAGGTGGAACATACCGAGGTTTAGCACAGCACCTGGCACCTTGCAGGTACTCAGTAACTAATCACTGAATGAGCAGATGACAGCTACATAAAGGAGAATATGGAAAATGAGAAGAGAGACTAAAGAGAATGACTTGTAGAATGGAAAACTGGCATGGAAGCTCTGTGAACGTGGTTCCAATTTACTTGAGAGGATCTGCAcaagaggaggaggtggggctggggttttaGTATGAGTTACATAAGCTGCAGCACATTTTATTAAACAGTTAGGAGTCCAATGTGCAGCTAGTGAGAGGCTGGCCTAGTTGCCTTTCAGGTCTCCCCCAacccaaagatttttttttttaacttttcatttccacTTGATGTTTACTGTGTGCTGCAATCAAGTACTATTCACAAGTATCAGTGTATACTGGACTGCAAAGTTCTGTACTTATAATATAAAGATGCCTGCATCCTTTCACTATAGCCTAAAAAGTTTTACTTGCCATGTTGAGGCAGAAAATCAAAAAAGGAAGTGAGCTACTTTGAAATTTCATTCAAGGGATGAAGTGGGGGAAAACACAGAATTTATGAGTTTCAGAACAGTGGTTCTAAAACTTTGACTTGTACCAGACCAGACTTTCCTGGAGGGCTTCTTAATCACAGATTATTGTCCCTAACCCCCTGAGTTTCTGAACTTTCTGGTCTAATTGAAAAGTCTGTTTTTGAATACATGGTCTTCAAAGaataatattttagataaaatgaGTTACACAACCAGATGCAGCCAAGCATTTGTTTGTAAGTTAGTTATACACTCTGACCTCTTTCCTATTTTGGGTCTCTATGTTCTGTCCTCCTTTCTTACCTTTGACAACAAAGATCCCAGCCAGTCTTCTTTATGATATGCTTCTACTTTATCAAGAAAAATTAGCAAGCTTTACCTGGGtctatttctttctcagtattcAGCTTCTGGGATACTTCTGAGAAATCCATGTTCCCAGTCACGGGTTGATCCAAAAGATCAGGCTCTTCAGGTGGCTGTATATTGAGATCTGTGTTCTCTTGTTGGAAATTATCTTCTTGTGGTAGCTGCACCTCTATATGGGAGAAGAATGCACTGAGTTATCCATTCAGCTCATACCCCTGATCAGCATTCCCTTATCATACAATTCCTCAACACTGGCCCCTATGTCCTGACATACATAAGACCAGCCAGGCAAAGAAACAGgagtttccatttatttatactaATTAAAGGATGACTGTTCTACCTTGTCAAATGTACAGAGAATCTATTATCCCAGGGTATTTCATAAATTAAACACATTTATGGAAAGAACTTCAGTAACTTAACTCCCCCTGAAAATCAGCATATGCCCACATAATAAATGTGCAGAAGCGAATTCCTGTCAAGAGCAGAAATGTAAAACACTATAAAACTCTCTCATCCACACAGCATGTCTCTCAGAGACAAAATGGGGAAGGACATTCCACACATGGGCAGCCAGAGTAGCTTTCAAATATTTACAAGTGCCTCCAAGAGCCAGAGTGAACCCATCTCCTTCACTAAGCTCAGGACATAATCCATTGTTATTTTCATGATCATTTCTATTTAGCTTTTTATAAAGTTTCCTTCTGAAAAAACTAACCAATCTCAACTGTCCTAAGGAAAAACTAAGAAATCTCCCTCCATGCTCCAGCCTAAAAGAAAGAAGCGAGGGACAAGTGGGCTTGTGTTGGCCTTCTCCTTGGGGACGTGGACACAATGACCAGACTTCAAATAAGATATGAAGCAATTTGGTGAAacactccccacacacacacacacacacacacacacacacatactactactactactactactactactactactactactaccaCCACTGGTTTCTCCAGCCTAACTCTACAAGATCACAGACAGGTACTTTACCTTCCATTGCTCCAGCCCATCTTTCCTCTGGTGGGGGGGCAATTTGGTGAAacactccccacacacacacacacacacacacacacacacacacacacacacacacacatactactactactactactactactactactactactactactactactactactaccaCCACTGGTTTCTCCAGCCTAACTCTACAAGATCACAGACAGGTACTTTACCTTCCATTGCTCCAGCCCATCTTTCCTCTGGTGGGGGGGCTGTGATCAGTGGGGCAGTTTCCTCCACCATGGAGTGCTTGTACCTGACAAAGTAGATCAGGTCTTGAATATCGTCTAGCACTGCAACCTCTTCAGATATGCTATTCTCCTTCACTCCCGGATCTTTACTTTGAGTCACTCGAGTGTCAAGCATTTTCTCTGCCACACTAAGAATTTGTGACTCGGAGGCACGGAAGACCTTATCTAGGACTTTTTCCACGTTGTAGGGCAGGCTTTCCTGTTGTGCGGACTTCAACTTTAATGACATTTCGTGTAGCATTGCTTCCAGTTCATGGACATCAAAGTACTTCAGGAACCGCTGCAGGGAATGCTGTTCTTTGAAGAAGCTACATATAATAGGTAAGTCCTCTCTGAGCCCACTGAGCTCTGGCTCCAGAGCTATAGGTGGGCTCCAGTGCAGTAAGTCATCTTCAGGATCTTCTGGAGCAGGGCCCTGGCTGTCTGTGCCCATGAGTTTCTCTATGCCCTCAGGGTCCTCATTTGAGATTTCTTCTTCCCCAGGCTTTTTCACAAGTCCTGAGGTATTCAGATGTTCCTCATGGCTATCTTTTTCCAGATCATCAGGATCTTTATGCTGAAATACTTCACCTAACTTTGGAGTCTGAACTATTTTCTTGTCAGGAAAGACACTTACTTCAGATGGTCTCTGGGCTTTCTCATCTGCCAAAGGGCTTTCCTTTCTGCCCACTACTACATTATCTGATTCTCTGCCCATCCTGTCTGCCCCTTTGGATGTAGTGTCACTTGTTTTTTCAATCTCCAAAATCATATtagtttcctgtttttttctttcagtttctggtTCAGGTTTAACGGTCACTGAAATTACTTCTTCAGAAACTTGCAGATTAACATCTGACCTCTTATTCTGAATACCTAGATGTGTTTCTTTAAACCGTTCTGCACTGAGAGCATTTTCATCCTCCAGGAGCTCTTCAGACGGATAATCGTCCTCATCTGCTTCTGGTTTTTCAGTATGAAAATGTGATACTTCCATGCTGTCTGACTGCTCAGTTTTTTCTACTTCCTGTGTCCCCTGTGTTGCTTGGTGATAAGCCAACTGTGCATCTGCAGGATTCTCTGTGCCCTCTTCTTCAGAGAGTCCTATCTTCTCATTTACCTGCTTATTGACTGTGACAGCTACGTCACTTTCTTGCTGCCAAGAAATATTTCTTCCCAGGACAGGGAccttttcttccagttttcttgACAAACCAACGTCCCCTGAAGAGGAGAATCTTGGTTGATTTTGAGTTTTAAGATCTTGTTTCACTTTAAATACATGATGTTGATTCTCCATTGAATGTATATGCGCTTTTGGTCCACTTACTGAAACACCTACCTCCTCTGTCCTATCTTTGGATGCATTATTCTCTCTCAAGAGTGGTGTGACACCCAAAGTTTCCTGGTTATTCTTTTCTTCAGTCATCTGACTCCTCATACCTTTATGTAGAGATTTACTCTCTGAGCTATTGTCCAAAAGCTGCTCTCCAGATTTTTCTTCATGAagtgtttcttttgagatatgAATAATTGCTTCTTTTaggtcattttctttgtttttggatgCTGCTTTTAatgtgtgtttttcctttttagcaGCTGGCAAGATGAGCTTGTTATTTTGAGGAGAACTGTGTGCAGCACCTTCTAGCTTTACACCCACTAATTCTGACTCATCCTGCACCAAGCCTTGCTTGGACTCCTGAATGTCCTCCCCTTTTCCTTTAATGTCAACTTCTGTGTCCATTTCGAAGTCATCATTTGTTTTAGAGACATCCACAGAAAGACCATCTTCAGCATTCTCAGGGTCAACGTAACCCATTGCCAATTGTGGTCTCCCCTGTTTGCTATCTGGGACTAATACATCGtcatcctccttttctttctctgaattaGAAATCTCTGAATTCATCATACCTGCTTTTTCATCACTTCCTGTGACAACAGAGAAGAAAGTATCCTCCAAAGTTGTCAgtatatttttatcatcattttttatttcagggGGTAGAGTCACCTCAACTGTATCCCCTTCATCTGAATTTTGCTCTTTATCTGTTGACTGTTTCTCTATTCCATACTTCATTGGTGTTTTCACATTTTCTCCATCCATAAATGTTAATAATGATAATTCATCAGAGTTGTCTGTattctcctctttttcattttctaccaCATAATACTGAGGATCCAAGTCCTCCTCAAAATCATCTTCTAACGAAGTAACCAGTTTGGTTGTCTCATCGTCAGAAACGAGTGCATCAGCTGTTGAGCCAAATTTTGTTTCCAAGTCTAGAGTCATTTCTGTCTTCAAAAGTTTGTATGTGTCAATCTTCTGTCCATTTGAAACCTGAGAAATATTGCtggttttgttttcactttctggcACCTGTAATTTATCTTGCAACATTTCTTCAAAAGGATCAAATGCATAATACTCTTCTTGAGCATTATCTGCTTGAGTGCTTTCATGGAATTGGCTCTTCAGAGCCAAATACTGCTCCTCTAGTTCTTTAGTGCTTTCTAAGAAAgcactttctctttcctctgagTTGGCATCTCCTAACTCAGGTTCAGGTTCACTTTCCTCAGATATGTCAGGAGGTTTTTCTACACCCTGAGAAACTTTTTCTATACCTTTGTCAGAATGGTCAGTTGCGGAATCATACAATTTCAAAAACCCTAAAAGTTCTTTTACGTTGTAATTATTAAATTCATCTCTTCCACCATCAAAACAGACAAAATCTGTTTCCTgtaagtgaaagaaaaacattaaggTGTCAACAATCAAGTGTCACAAGAGCAACTCTTACTCATGCTAATGAGagataatttgaaaattatgcttGGCTCAGGGAGGGCTTTGGATCAACATTGGGCAATGACTGTTCTTTGGATGTGTAGAAATGGGAGGCTGGAACCCACTTTCTACCTGAGTAATAGTCTTCATTTCccttcattctctcttcctcaagAGAAGAAGGACTCACGTGGCTGGTGAGTTTGTTCGACCCCATCCCTGTTTTATGTTTGCTATCTGGGATTGCCAAAGGATAAATAAATATTCTGTTCCCCCATGCTGTGAGTTTTATAGGGACAGTGACCCTTAGGTAGGCTCCTAGTTGGCCAGCTCTTCCATGGCTGGGTAAGTCTTTCTTATTCTAGACTGGGAAGTTAGAAAGTCCATTAATtctgcattattttaaaatatgggtcatattctttaaaaatcataataaataaataatagtggCATTTTGGTCCATCTGCCTGACACTATGTCTTCAATTTGTTCTGAGCAAAAGAGAGGGGAAAGTGGGGTATCTATGTATTGGGTCCCACACTCCTTATATCTACAGCTGATGTTTTGGGAATTCACCTGATAATAATCTTTCCAGGAGAAGCTGGAAGACCATTTAGTCCTCTACACAATACTCTGCTCACCCAACTAGAAATTGGCAGAATCACCTTCCTATCAGGCTCTAAATTTACATGgattttggcaaatatttttccttgGATTGAGAAAGATAAATCAGTTTAAGAGGTATCTTACTGAGGTACAGATGCATGGGAAGTAAAAATTTGAAGTGCCAAAGAATGATGTCAAGGGCACTCCCACTTTTATTATTACCACAAGAACAACTTGAAAGCAAAAGTCAGCAAGATGTATATACTGTCTCTAAATTAGGGTTCTAGGCAGCCATTAAGATGTGCTTTCAGGGGCTATCCATAAATGTATCTTCTCGCCCTTTCTCCACTAGTAAGCAAATTAGCATAAAAAGAGCCATAAACTGAGTGGAAAGCTaagaaaccaacaaaaataaCTTGCCTCCTAACCAAACCTTCATAATATTCAACAGAATGATTTCTTCTGCCCATCACATGCATTTCcaagtcattttctctttctctctctctctttttttttttggtggaactggggcttgaactcaaggcctcacacttgctgggtggACACTCTACCACTCGCACCGCTCCACCAGGGCCCCTCCACCTGCCAAGCCATTTTCTTAATACCAATGGGGAAGTATACTAAGAAGGCAGAATCCAAAACAGGTGAGGTCTCTGTGATTAACATACTGCTGTCTCTCATTTATATGCCAGCCAGTCTCTTTATCAGCAGTAAGGCCCAACAGGCAATAGGACTGATGTCATGGCTCCTGAGAttatcaagaaattttaagaatagAAAAAGCTCTGTGACTTTATTCATTCTGTCTATCTCAACTAAGAACTGCCCTAGCCCAGCAGCTTGTATGCGCTGAGCCACTCCAAAGAGCTGCCGAAGGATGATTCAATGAAGGTGAGCACCAattactataaattttaaaactctggAAAATGATTCCAAATTAAAATCTGATACACAAATGTTAGGTGTGAATATGACCAAAACATATTCAAAGACTTTTGAAAACAGTTAACTGAatacaactgatgaatgtataGGCTAACTTATagttgaaaacaaaacagaactctaCAACTTACATCTGTAGGGACTTGAAGTTCTTCTTTAGTGTATTCATGGAGTACCTTGATTAAATCCTTTGGGAAATATCCAAAGATACGTCCAACCTATATGAATGAATGGGCAAAGGAGTCAAATATTAATCAAATCTATATGAGGAATATAAATGAGAGACTTCTTAGTAGTGACAGGAAATATACACATAGAGAGTAGGTAGATATacacaagagagagagaatattattGAAATAATTACACTGATATTATTAATCCAGTAAGAATTAAATCCATAATATTGTTAAACCAACATTTCCAAAACCattgatgttttcttttatatatccAGTTTAATTCTAAACACCTGACACACAAAGTTAGATTTAGAAGTAACTAAAAGATCTGCATAAGATTATTATTTACTATATGATTAAAATTGTGAAAATCATAAGCTGGTTAGAGACATATTTCCAAATAACCTCTACTAAGAATTTACCCACACATTTTATAGCATTGCTTAGAAGCCAGTACTTGTATCTTCCTTAAATTACAGCCAtgaaaattaataagtaaaaagaatacaaaatttctGAACTATATGACTACCACAAAAAATGGCAAATACTTACTGATATTTCATGCTGTGCTAGCATTTTCAAAAACTGCATTTATAAGTGTTTGAGGGGAAATTAAATTTCAAGGAAACACAGGCTTATATCTATACACCAAGTTTTAGTTCCATACAAAATAAAACCTgtacagaaaataaacatttttggcaCCAACAGCTATGCTACATAAAGTGTATATAAGGTACATAAATTTCCCCTTGAGAACACACTGTCTTTTACTGAGCTACTATCTGAAACAGTATCTTTTCCCAAATCATTAAAGAGGACTGATTTGCAAATCAAGTACACAAATAGAAAAAAGGGTCATCTTATCCCTAATTCTAAAATATCCCCATTCAAGAGTGCTCTTGTTATATCTGGAAACCATTTGAAGGCCAGTATTAGCGGTACAATACTGCTATGAAGATTAGATAAGACAGGGCAATTAAAAGCTGCATTACTGGCAGATAAAGTCTgaaattctaagaaaacaaaacaaaagactgcAAAATGAGAACTAAGAAGCAGGAATGAGAgtcattttgaaaagaagaagagagggtttttaatttcttaattataAGGCTCATAAAATGAGGGGAGTCTATGGGTAAATACACTTTTCACCTCTGAGGAAAATTCTATTAAGGTTGActctaaaaaaaggaaaggaaccaGAGACATatggagaaaggaaagataaaaatttaatctTTATCCATTGAGACATATGTTATATAAAGCTCCACAATTAATATACCAGGTGGTATCTCATTTCTTAATGATCTGATGAAAAATGGCATAGAATCATGGGTCCTCAAGACTGGAAGCAatttttatgtctaattttgctTCCATGTATTATCACTGCCATGGTACTCTTGGTTTGATTTGGGGGTGGAGGAGTTAAAAGAATTGCCTCAAGAGAATAAATTCTGCATCAGCCAGTATCAGAACAAACATAATTAAGTGCCTCCATCTTGTAAGGAAATAACAAAAGGAGGAAGAATAAGACatgacaaaaggaagaaagacatgaaGAACACGGAGAACAGTTCCAAGAGTGAAAGCTATCAAGACATCCCAATTAGAGATTTGAAAGAAACAGAATAGATTTTTTATATGGAGTGATGCAACTGGGATTCTGTCTAAATAAAGAGTTGTACCTTACCACTTGATGTTTCAAGATTCTTCGTGAGAAATATGgaataacaaaataaacctatttttCTCATGAGGCATTTCTAGAGTCTTATTTTCTGTCTGTGTGGTGTTCATTGAGGGCATGATCTCTCACATTTGGGACTGGGAACAGTTCTAAGTCAGAATAATCCTAAGGGCATCAAGGATACTTGCTACTACTTTAAGTAAACAAAGATTCCACAtatcacactttttaaaaaggaaaggacaATACTCCTAAACCTCTCAACCAGGTCACTGCTAGACAATCTTCTGATTAAGAACATCAGAACATGATGAAGTCACTGATGTCTGACATCAAGACATCCATAAAGCTGGCTGGGAACAGAAGACTTGGGGGGTACTTCCAGGCACCAAGTTTCTGAAAAGCAGGGAGAGGatgacaaacaaaaataaaaaaaaaaaagcacacagagaacacaacagttttttttttttgttttgttttgttttcagtactggggcttgaacttagggcctacaactggagctactccaccaacccttttttgtggtggatttgtccaagatagggtctcgtgaaccatttgcctgggctggcttcgaatcctcctgatctcttcctcctgagtagctaggattatacttgtgagccaccggtacccgGCTAACAGGTTGCT is a window from the Castor canadensis chromosome 11, mCasCan1.hap1v2, whole genome shotgun sequence genome containing:
- the Mia3 gene encoding transport and Golgi organization protein 1 homolog isoform X1 produces the protein MAAAPVLFVWLLVLWLPWGVPSPPDPSTKRRFSEQKICADEECSLLMYRGEALEDFTGPDCRFVNFKKGDPVYVYYKLTGGSPQVWAGSVGRIFGYFPKDLIKVLHEYTKEELQVPTDETDFVCFDGGRDEFNNYNVKELLGFLKLYDSATDHSDKGIEKVSQGVEKPPDISEESEPEPELGDANSEERESAFLESTKELEEQYLALKSQFHESTQADNAQEEYYAFDPFEEMLQDKLQVPESENKTSNISQVSNGQKIDTYKLLKTEMTLDLETKFGSTADALVSDDETTKLVTSLEDDFEEDLDPQYYVVENEKEENTDNSDELSLLTFMDGENVKTPMKYGIEKQSTDKEQNSDEGDTVEVTLPPEIKNDDKNILTTLEDTFFSVVTGSDEKAGMMNSEISNSEKEKEDDDVLVPDSKQGRPQLAMGYVDPENAEDGLSVDVSKTNDDFEMDTEVDIKGKGEDIQESKQGLVQDESELVGVKLEGAAHSSPQNNKLILPAAKKEKHTLKAASKNKENDLKEAIIHISKETLHEEKSGEQLLDNSSESKSLHKGMRSQMTEEKNNQETLGVTPLLRENNASKDRTEEVGVSVSGPKAHIHSMENQHHVFKVKQDLKTQNQPRFSSSGDVGLSRKLEEKVPVLGRNISWQQESDVAVTVNKQVNEKIGLSEEEGTENPADAQLAYHQATQGTQEVEKTEQSDSMEVSHFHTEKPEADEDDYPSEELLEDENALSAERFKETHLGIQNKRSDVNLQVSEEVISVTVKPEPETERKKQETNMILEIEKTSDTTSKGADRMGRESDNVVVGRKESPLADEKAQRPSEVSVFPDKKIVQTPKLGEVFQHKDPDDLEKDSHEEHLNTSGLVKKPGEEEISNEDPEGIEKLMGTDSQGPAPEDPEDDLLHWSPPIALEPELSGLREDLPIICSFFKEQHSLQRFLKYFDVHELEAMLHEMSLKLKSAQQESLPYNVEKVLDKVFRASESQILSVAEKMLDTRVTQSKDPGVKENSISEEVAVLDDIQDLIYFVRYKHSMVEETAPLITAPPPEERWAGAMEEVQLPQEDNFQQENTDLNIQPPEEPDLLDQPVTGNMDFSEVSQKLNTEKEIDPGLFATEDNPVDEQPEIRMEKPASASPSENTTFLVHSFVLYLTEKLVATLPEHVQPGPDFYGLPWKPVILTIFLGMASFYLFFWRVFVFIKDKLYEVSELHIYEKMKIFRTENSSLKQKLSNYDQERKNSNKHVQETKKQNTILHDETIKYKDKVKELEETNRILREKAKSLHIMLESQREQNIKTQDMIMKKDRFLEKLKDAISTNTSEFSEVQIALNEAKLSEEKVKSEYHRVQDENAKLKKKKDELEQHITELRKSHVGLSEQIKSFEKSQNDLKITVTHKDDNIKNLTNCLIQLNQLENEYEDQKENKSDEFANGELCGDRNEKIKNQIKQMMDVSRTQTAMSAIEEDLKVVQQKLGDSLSTKCDLQDQIKKLEDDYNTLKSSKDGLEDKCKTLKQKVEILNELYQQKEMALQNWFYLRKLSQEEYDRREKENQLLAADEKMVVATEEVKTYKRRIEEIEEELEKTERSFKNQIVSHEKKAHDNWIKARAAERAILEEKREAANLRHKLLEISQKMAVRQDEPVIVKPMPRSRKPPRRARMNQNGSFDPSPVSGGECSPPSAEPSGRARSATFTGKDMPTSEFNPGSDSAPMMNNSSRSSTPSKVVDEGKVNMAPKVPPPFPGVPLMGSPVGGPLPPSIRYGPPPQLCGPFGPRPLPPPFVPGMRPPLSLREYAPGVPPGKRDLPLDPRDFLQGHTPFRPLVSLGPREYFITGARLPPPTHGPQDYLPQPAARESLPSGSRDKTPPISQSNIQDCSQALKQSP
- the Mia3 gene encoding transport and Golgi organization protein 1 homolog isoform X6, with protein sequence MYRGEALEDFTGPDCRFVNFKKGDPVYVYYKLTGGSPQVWAGSVGRIFGYFPKDLIKVLHEYTKEELQVPTDETDFVCFDGGRDEFNNYNVKELLGFLKLYDSATDHSDKGIEKVSQGVEKPPDISEESEPEPELGDANSEERESAFLESTKELEEQYLALKSQFHESTQADNAQEEYYAFDPFEEMLQDKLQVPESENKTSNISQVSNGQKIDTYKLLKTEMTLDLETKFGSTADALVSDDETTKLVTSLEDDFEEDLDPQYYVVENEKEENTDNSDELSLLTFMDGENVKTPMKYGIEKQSTDKEQNSDEGDTVEVTLPPEIKNDDKNILTTLEDTFFSVVTGSDEKAGMMNSEISNSEKEKEDDDVLVPDSKQGRPQLAMGYVDPENAEDGLSVDVSKTNDDFEMDTEVDIKGKGEDIQESKQGLVQDESELVGVKLEGAAHSSPQNNKLILPAAKKEKHTLKAASKNKENDLKEAIIHISKETLHEEKSGEQLLDNSSESKSLHKGMRSQMTEEKNNQETLGVTPLLRENNASKDRTEEVGVSVSGPKAHIHSMENQHHVFKVKQDLKTQNQPRFSSSGDVGLSRKLEEKVPVLGRNISWQQESDVAVTVNKQVNEKIGLSEEEGTENPADAQLAYHQATQGTQEVEKTEQSDSMEVSHFHTEKPEADEDDYPSEELLEDENALSAERFKETHLGIQNKRSDVNLQVSEEVISVTVKPEPETERKKQETNMILEIEKTSDTTSKGADRMGRESDNVVVGRKESPLADEKAQRPSEVSVFPDKKIVQTPKLGEVFQHKDPDDLEKDSHEEHLNTSGLVKKPGEEEISNEDPEGIEKLMGTDSQGPAPEDPEDDLLHWSPPIALEPELSGLREDLPIICSFFKEQHSLQRFLKYFDVHELEAMLHEMSLKLKSAQQESLPYNVEKVLDKVFRASESQILSVAEKMLDTRVTQSKDPGVKENSISEEVAVLDDIQDLIYFVRYKHSMVEETAPLITAPPPEERWAGAMEEVQLPQEDNFQQENTDLNIQPPEEPDLLDQPVTGNMDFSEVSQKLNTEKEIDPGLFATEDNPVDEQPEIRMEKPASASPSENTTFLVHSFVLYLTEKLVATLPEHVQPGPDFYGLPWKPVILTIFLGMASFYLFFWRVFVFIKDKLYEVSELHIYEKMKIFRTENSSLKQKLSNYDQERKNSNKHVQETKKQNTILHDETIKYKDKVKELEETNRILREKAKSLHIMLESQREQNIKTQDMIMKKDRFLEKLKDAISTNTSEFSEVQIALNEAKLSEEKVKSEYHRVQDENAKLKKKKDELEQHITELRKSHVGLSEQIKSFEKSQNDLKITVTHKDDNIKNLTNCLIQLNQLENEYEDQKENKSDEFANGELCGDRNEKIKNQIKQMMDVSRTQTAMSAIEEDLKVVQQKLGDSLSTKCDLQDQIKKLEDDYNTLKSSKDGLEDKCKTLKQKVEILNELYQQKEMALQNWFYLRKLSQEEYDRREKENQLLAADEKMVVATEEVKTYKRRIEEIEEELEKTERSFKNQIVSHEKKAHDNWIKARAAERAILEEKREAANLRHKLLEISQKMAVRQDEPVIVKPMPRSRKPPRRARMNQNGSFDPSPVSGGECSPPSAEPSGRARSATFTGKDMPTSEFNPGSDSAPMMNNSSRSSTPSKVVDEGKVNMAPKVPPPFPGVPLMGSPVGGPLPPSIRYGPPPQLCGPFGPRPLPPPFVPGMRPPLSLREYAPGVPPGKRDLPLDPRDFLQGHTPFRPLVSLGPREYFITGARLPPPTHGPQDYLPQPAARESLPSGSRDKTPPISQSNIQDCSQALKQSP
- the Mia3 gene encoding transport and Golgi organization protein 1 homolog isoform X4 produces the protein MAAAPVLFVWLLVLWLPWGVPSPPDPSTKRRFSEQKICADEECSLLMYRGEALEDFTGPDCRFVNFKKGDPVYVYYKLTGGSPQVWAGSVGRIFGYFPKDLIKVLHEYTKEELQVPTDETDFVCFDGGRDEFNNYNVKELLGFLKLYDSATDHSDKGIEKVSQGVEKPPDISEESEPEPELGDANSEERESAFLESTKELEEQYLALKSQFHESTQADNAQEEYYAFDPFEEMLQDKLQVPESENKTSNISQVSNGQKIDTYKLLKTEMTLDLETKFGSTADALVSDDETTKLVTSLEDDFEEDLDPQYYVVENEKEENTDNSDELSLLTFMDGENVKTPMKYGIEKQSTDKEQNSDEGDTVEVTLPPEIKNDDKNILTTLEDTFFSVVTGSDEKAGMMNSEISNSEKEKEDDDVLVPDSKQGRPQLAMGYVDPENAEDGLSVDVSKTNDDFEMDTEVDIKGKGEDIQESKQGLVQDESELVGVKLEGAAHSSPQNNKLILPAAKKEKHTLKAASKNKENDLKEAIIHISKETLHEEKSGEQLLDNSSESKSLHKGMRSQMTEEKNNQETLGVTPLLRENNASKDRTEEVGVSVSGPKAHIHSMENQHHVFKVKQDLKTQNQPRFSSSGDVGLSRKLEEKVPVLGRNISWQQESDVAVTVNKQVNEKIGLSEEEGTENPADAQLAYHQATQGTQEVEKTEQSDSMEVSHFHTEKPEADEDDYPSEELLEDENALSAERFKETHLGIQNKRSDVNLQVSEEVISVTVKPEPETERKKQETNMILEIEKTSDTTSKGADRMGRESDNVVVGRKESPLADEKAQRPSEVSVFPDKKIVQTPKLGEVFQHKDPDDLEKDSHEEHLNTSGLVKKPGEEEISNEDPEGIEKLMGTDSQGPAPEDPEDDLLHWSPPIALEPELSGLREDLPIICSFFKEQHSLQRFLKYFDVHELEAMLHEMSLKLKSAQQESLPYNVEKVLDKVFRASESQILSVAEKMLDTRVTQSKDPGVKENSISEEVAVLDDIQDLIYFVRYKHSMVEETAPLITAPPPEERWAGAMEEVQLPQEDNFQQENTDLNIQPPEEPDLLDQPVTGNMDFSEVSQKLNTEKEIDPGLFATEDNPVDEQPEIRMEKPASASPSENTTFLVHSFVLYLTEKLVATLPEHVQPGPDFYGLPWKPVILTIFLGMASFYLFFWRVFVFIKDKLYEVSELHIYEKMKIFRTENSSLKQKLSNYDQERKNSNKHVQETKKQNTILHDETIKYKIMKKDRFLEKLKDAISTNTSEFSEVQIALNEAKLSEEKVKSEYHRVQDENAKLKKKKDELEQHITELRKSHVGLSEQIKSFEKSQNDLKITVTHKDDNIKNLTNCLIQLNQLENEYEDQKENKSDEFANGELCGDRNEKIKNQIKQMMDVSRTQTAMSAIEEDLKVVQQKLGDSLSTKCDLQDQIKKLEDDYNTLKSSKDGLEDKCKTLKQKVEILNELYQQKEMALQNWFYLRKLSQEEYDRREKENQLLAADEKMVVATEEVKTYKRRIEEIEEELEKTERSFKNQIVSHEKKAHDNWIKARAAERAILEEKREAANLRHKLLEISQKMAVRQDEPVIVKPMPRSRKPPRRARMNQNGSFDPSPVSGGECSPPSAEPSGRARSATFTGKDMPTSEFNPGSDSAPMMNNSSRSSTPSKVVDEGKVNMAPKVPPPFPGVPLMGSPVGGPLPPSIRYGPPPQLCGPFGPRPLPPPFVPGMRPPLSLREYAPGVPPGKRDLPLDPRDFLQGHTPFRPLVSLGPREYFITGARLPPPTHGPQDYLPQPAARESLPSGSRDKTPPISQSNIQDCSQALKQSP